CATAAATATCCGCAGTAGATTATTGATAGATTATACATGTAACATCCGTATTAATTTTTTTGCACAAGTCTCAAGAGTATAACCTGATAATAATATGTGTAATATGAGTTACAAAATGCGTAATATTAAGAACTAACATCTTCAAAATTGCGTAATTAAGCTAAGCTAAAGGTGGTATGATAATTGCAGTTAAACATTAAAGGCATGCCAATACAACAGGTAAAACAGAGATTATTACAGGTTGCTTTTCTGGCAAAGATGGGGTTTCGCCTTATTATCAGAAGACAGCTTACTGTAAAAAAGCTAATAAACCTATTCCAAAACATGTTTTACGGTGCACTGCGAATCCCGCGCACTACCGGATACCCATCCCTGATACAGGTGGACATTAATAATATCTGTAATCTGAAATGTACAGCCTGCCCGACAGGTTTAAGGGAACAGGCTACGCAAACAGGTCAGATGAACATATCTTCATTTAAAAATATGATTGATGAGGTAAAGGACCATGTTTTTTTGATTATTCTTTATAATTCCGGTGAACCATTTCTTCATCCGGATGCCTTTGAGCTTATTCAATATGCAGTATCCAACGGAGTAGCTGTAATGACAAGTTCAAACGGGCATCTGATAAATTCTGATGAAAAGGCAGAACGGCTTGTTAAGGCCGGACTTGATACTTTGATTATCTCTGTTTCAGGAACGACTCAGGATATTTATTCAAAGTATCATGTTGGAGGAGAGTGTGACACTGTATTTTCAAATATTAAACGGATTGTTAATGCTAAAAATAGGCTTCACAGCGGAACTCCGAGGATAATTTTAAGGTATCTTGTTTTCGACCACAATTTGAAAGATACGAGTAAAGTTAAGGGGTTGGCTAAGGAGCTGGGCGTTGATCAATACCATTTAAGGTTAGCTTGCAAAGAGCTTAAATTTGCTAACGATTCAGAAACCTCAGCCGAAACAGGTTACACTGTTAATCATGATGATAATGGAAATACAAAAAATAAGAATCACTGTTACTGGCTCTGGATGCTTCCGGTTGTAAACTATGATGGGAATGTGATCCCATGCTGTCACATTAATCTTTCCCCGCCTGTACTTGGGAATGTCTTTAATGGGAGCTCCCTATCCGAAGTTTGGTCAGGTAAAAAATATTCAGATTTCAGAAGGAAGATACTGCATGCGAAGAATGATATTAATGCCTGCAGAAATTGTGTATCTTTCCCGGGCTTTCAGGATAAATTTAATGAACAACAGGAATTTGTTATACAACTTTCCAGATCACGAAAAAGGGAAAAGAAGAATATTGAGACCGCCAAATATTGAATATGGAGGTAGTTAATTGAAGATGATGTACAGTGGAAAACCTAAGATATTTATAATAGGGATTGATGGAGGTACTTTTGATCTTATTGAGCCGTGGGTAAATGAAGGACTTCTTCCTAATTTTGCAAGATTGATGAAAGAAGGCTATTGGGGAAATCTTGAATCCACAATGCCCCCGATAACTGCCCCTGCATGGACATCCTTTATGACAGGTAAAAATCCGGGCAAGCATGGACTGTTCCATTTTATAGAACCCGAGCCTGGACGTTATGAGATGCGGTACACAAATGCACTTTCAAGAAGGGCAAAAACATTATGGGCGATTCTCAATGAAGCGGGTTTGAGTACAGGTGTGTTTAATGTACCTATGACATATCCGCCTGAGAAGTTGAATGGTTACTGTATTTCCGGATTGGATGCACCGGAAGAAAGCAGCAGGATATTTTATCCGGAATCATTGTATAAAGAGTTACAAAAAACATTTAACCGCAAAAAACTCGGTTTTCTTGGTGTTCAGTTTTTGGGTGAAACAAGGTCCGACAACAAGCGTGATCAGTTTATCAAACGTTCTATGGAGGTTGAGGACTTTAAGACAGATATGATACTCCACTTAATGGAGACACACCCTACGGATGTTGTTATGATGGTATTTCGTGCAACTGATCATTTTCAGCATCTGTTTTGGCATTTTATGGATCCTGCTCACCCGCGTTTTGACGCTGTTGGAGCAATAAAATATAACAATGCAATACTTAAAATTTATCAGAATGTGGATATGAATATACAACGAATATTATCTTCTCTTTCAGATGATACATCTGTTGTCATGCTGTCAGATCATGGGGCAGGTGCAACGCCGCAGCGTGTTTTTTATGTTAATAGATTCCTGCAGGAAATAGGAATGCTTCATCTCAAGGGCGGCAATAATAGAGATGCCGGTTTAATTAATTATGGTGTTAAAAAAATGGATAAGGTTCTTCGAACTTTTCTACCTTCAGATACAAAGGCAACGCTTGTGAATAATTTCCCTACTCTGAGGAGGAAATGGGAAGAACGTTCTACTCTTTTT
The Nitrospirota bacterium DNA segment above includes these coding regions:
- a CDS encoding SPASM domain-containing protein, yielding MPIQQVKQRLLQVAFLAKMGFRLIIRRQLTVKKLINLFQNMFYGALRIPRTTGYPSLIQVDINNICNLKCTACPTGLREQATQTGQMNISSFKNMIDEVKDHVFLIILYNSGEPFLHPDAFELIQYAVSNGVAVMTSSNGHLINSDEKAERLVKAGLDTLIISVSGTTQDIYSKYHVGGECDTVFSNIKRIVNAKNRLHSGTPRIILRYLVFDHNLKDTSKVKGLAKELGVDQYHLRLACKELKFANDSETSAETGYTVNHDDNGNTKNKNHCYWLWMLPVVNYDGNVIPCCHINLSPPVLGNVFNGSSLSEVWSGKKYSDFRRKILHAKNDINACRNCVSFPGFQDKFNEQQEFVIQLSRSRKREKKNIETAKY
- a CDS encoding alkaline phosphatase family protein; the protein is MMYSGKPKIFIIGIDGGTFDLIEPWVNEGLLPNFARLMKEGYWGNLESTMPPITAPAWTSFMTGKNPGKHGLFHFIEPEPGRYEMRYTNALSRRAKTLWAILNEAGLSTGVFNVPMTYPPEKLNGYCISGLDAPEESSRIFYPESLYKELQKTFNRKKLGFLGVQFLGETRSDNKRDQFIKRSMEVEDFKTDMILHLMETHPTDVVMMVFRATDHFQHLFWHFMDPAHPRFDAVGAIKYNNAILKIYQNVDMNIQRILSSLSDDTSVVMLSDHGAGATPQRVFYVNRFLQEIGMLHLKGGNNRDAGLINYGVKKMDKVLRTFLPSDTKATLVNNFPTLRRKWEERSTLFSSIDWSKTRAYCHEVLTNPSNICINVKGKMPEGIVNPGKEYKEIIENIREQLYSLKEPRSNEQVIKKVYTKEELYNGPYLEEAPDLTLAWWEENSFVGRPSFGVTCKGSVDYVEDKISTGTEWSGTHKMNGVFLLKGPGFKKDTGKYNASIMDLTPTLLYRMGVPVPRDMDGRVLKEAFTDDFISSNPVKYSDNSGSQFEQQEVTYEDDEAEMVKARLRDLGYVQ